The window CGAGGGCGCGCTCGGTCTCACCGAGATCCAGACGGGCACCGGACAGCGCGATCGCGAGGGATACGCGCACCGCGACCGGAAGCGTGTTCCGATCGACGGCGCGACCGACCTCGATCGCACGGTCGGGACGCCCGACACCGCGCTCACTGTCGACCATGAGGGCGATCTGGTCCTCGTTGCCGGAGATCCGACGGTAGGTGCGCAGCTCGCGCAGTGCGAGCGCGTAATCGCCGGTTGCGTAGGCGGTGATGGCGACGCTCTCGCGCACGACGGCGATGCGACCGGCACGGCGGGATGCGGCAAGGGCGTGCTCGTGCGCGCGCTGCGGGTCCTCGTCGATCAGGCGCCCGGCCATCACCAGGTGACGGGCGACCTCCTCGGCGTTCTCCTTGCTGAGCGTCTTGAGCTCGTTCCGTGCGCTGGGGTGCAGATCGCGCGCCGTGATCTCCTCGGGGACCTCGGGCTCTGCGACCTTGGCCGCGCGCACCGCATCGCGCTGCGGCGGACGGGAGGAACGATCGGAGTCGTAACCGCCGCGGGAGGGGCGGTCGCCACCTTCGCGGGGACGGTACGGCCGGTCGCCCTCCTGGCGCGGACGATAGGGCCGGTCGCCGCCTTCGCGGGGACGGTACGGCCGGTCGCCGCCTTCGCGGGGGCGGTAGGGGCGGTCGCCCTCCTGGCGGGGACGGTACGGCCGGTCGCCGCCTTCGCGGGGACGGTACGGCCGGTCGCCGCCTTCGCGGGGACGGTACGGCCGGTCGCCGCCTTCGCGGGGACGGTACGGCCGGTCGCCGCCTTCGCGGGGACGGTACGGCCGGTCGCCGCCTTCGCGGGGACGGTACGGCCGGTCGCCACCCTCGCGGGGACGGAAGGGGCGGTCGCCGTCGCGGCGCGGGCGGTCGGCCTGCGCGCCGTCACGCGGACGGTACGGACGATCGCCATCCTGACGCGGACGGTACGGACGATCGCCACCCTCGCGAGGGCGGAACGGGCGGTCACCGTCACGACGAGGACGCTCCGAACCCTGACCGTCCTGACGCGGACGGTACGGACGATCGCCACCCTCGCGAGGGCGGAACGAGCGGTCACCGTCACGGCGCGGGCGGTCAGCCTGGGCGCCATCCCGCGGACGGTAGGAGCGGTCACCGTCCTGACGCGGACGGTACGGACGGTCGCCGTCGCGGCGGGGACGCTCCGACCCCTGGCCGTCCTGACGAGGACGGTAGGAACGGTCGCCGTTCTGATGCGGGCGGTCGCCGCCGCGGGCGCGCGAAGACTCCCGACGCTGCTCGTTGTCGTCGTTGTTCGTCATTCGCTCTCTCCTCGCGACGTAAACCCCTGGAAAAACAGAAATGGCCACCCAGCTTTGGGTGGCCATTTCTAAAAGGAGTCCGGCGGTGTCCTACTCTCCCACAGGGTCCCCCCTGCAGTACCATCGGCGCTGAGAGGCTTAGCTTCCGGGTTCGGAATGGGACCGGGCGTTTCCCTCTCGCTATGGCCGCCGAAACACTATTGATGTTTCAAGTCATGCACACAACAAAAGAATGTTGTCTGCGGTTCTCGACCGTACATCGAGAACCACTCAGTGGACGCGAACAGCTTCAGTTCAAACGAAGTGTTATCAAGTCATCGGCTTATTAGTACCAGTCAGCTACACGCATTACTGCGCTTCCACATCTGGCCTATCAACCCAGTAGTCTGGCTGGGAGCCTCTCACCCGAAGGTATGGAAGTCTCATCTTGAGGCCGGCTTCCCGCTTAGATGCTTTCAGCGGTTATCCATCCCGAACGTAGCTAATCAGCGGTGCTCCTGGCGGAACAACTGACACACCAGAGGTTCGTCCAACCCGGTCCTCTCGTACTAGGGTCAGATCCTCTCAAACTTCCTACGCGCGCAGCGGATAGGGACCGAACTGTCTCACGACGTTCTAAACCCAGCTCGCGTACCGCTTTAATGGGCGAACAGCCCAACCCTTGGGACCTACTCCAGCCCCAGGATGCGACGAGCCGACATCGAGGTGCCAAACCATGCCGTCGATATGGACTCTTGGGCAAGATCAGCCTGTTATCCCCGAGGTACCTTTTATCCGTTGAGCGACAGCGCTTCCACAAGCCACTGCCGGATCACTAGTCCCGACTTTCGTCCCTGCTCGACCTGTCAGTCTCACAGTCAAGCTCCCTTGTGCACTTACACTCGCCACCTGATTGCCAACCAGGTTGAGGGAACCTTTGGGCGCCTCCGTTACTTTTTGGGAGGCAACCGCCCCAGTTAAACTACCCACCAGGCACTGTCCCTGAACCGGATTACGGTTCGAAGTTAGATATCCAGAGTGACCAGAGTGGTATTTCAACAATGACTCCACAAACACTGGCGTGTCTGCTTCACAGTCTCCCACCTATCCTACACAAGCCACACCGAACACCAATACCAAGCTGTAGTAAAGGTCACGGGGTCTTTCCGTCCTGCTGCGCGTAACGAGCATCTTTACTCGTAATGCAATTTCGCCGAGTTCGCGGTTGAGACAGTTGGGAAGTCGTTACGCCATTCGTGCAGGTCGGAACTTACCCGACAAGGAATTTCGCTACCTTAGGATGGTTATAGTTACCACCGCCGTTTACTGGGGCTTAAATTCGCAGCTTCGCTTACGCTAACCGCTCCTCTTAACCTTCCAGCACCGGGCAGGCGTCAGTCCGTATACATCGTCTTGCGACTTGGCACGGACCTGTGTTTTTAGTAAACAGTCGCTACCCACTAGTCTCTGCGGCCACCACACCCTTTCCGGAGCAAGTCCGTATAAGTGGATGGCCCCCCTTCTCCCGAAGTTACGGGGGCATTTTGCCGAGTTCCTTAACCACGATTCTCTCGATCTCCTTGGTATTCTCTACCTGACCACCTGAGTCGGTTTGGGGTACGGGCAGCTAGAACCTCGCGTCGATGCTTTTCTCGGCAGCATAGGATCACCCACTTTTTATCCGCATCGTGTCTCAGCCGAACGAGTCGCGGATTTGCCTACGACTCAGCCTACGCACTTGCCCCGGGACAACCATCGCCCGGGTTGGGCTACCTTCCTGCGTCACACCTGTTAATACGCTAACCGCACCAGCGTGGGGTCGAGCGTTCACCAAGACGGCATCACCCCGAAGGGATCCACACATTCCTGGCTAGGACTCTTAGCACCACTGGATTAGCTTGGGCGGTTCTTCGCCGGTACGGGAATATCAACCCGTTGTCCATCGACTACGCCTGTCGGCCTCGCCTTAGGTCCCGACTTACCCAGGGAAGATTAGCTTGACCCTGGAACCCTTGGTCTTTCGGAGGACGTGTTTCTCACACGTCTTTCGCTACTCATGCCTGCATTCTCACTCGTGTAGCCTCCACGGCTGGTTCACACCGCCGCTTCGCTGGCCACACGACGCTCTCCTACCCATCAACACGGCTGGACCACGAAGGCCTACCAATAATGTCAATGCCACAACTTCGGTGGCGTGCTTGAGCCCCGTTACATTGTCGGCGCGGAATCACTTGACCAGTGAGCTATTACGCACTCTTTCAAGGGTGGCTGCTTCTAAGCCAACCTCCTGGTTGTCACAGCAACTCCACATCCTTTCCCACTTAGCACGCGCTTAGGGACCTTAGTTGGTGGTCTGGGTTGTTTCCCTCTCGACTATGAAGCTTATCCCCCACAGTCTCACTGCTGCGCTCTCACTTACCGGCATTCGGAGTTTGGCTGACGTCAGTAACCTTGTAGGGCCCATCGGCCATCCAGTAGCTCTACCTCCGGCAAGAAACACGCAACGCTGCACCTAAATGCATTTCGGAGAGAACCAGCTATCACGAAGTTTGATTGGCCTTTCACCCCTATCCACAGCTCATCCCCTCAGTTTTCAACCTAAGTGGGTTCGGTCCTCCACGACGTCTTACCGTCGCTTCAACCTGGCCATGGATAGATCACTTCGCTTCGGGTCTAGGACACGCGACTGAATCGCCCTATTCAGACTCGCTTTCGCTACGGCTACCCCACACGGGTTAACCTCGCCACGTATCGCTAACTCGCAGGCTCATTCTTCAAAAGGCACGCTGTCACCCCTACTAAGGAGGCTCCAACGGTTTGTAAGCAAACGGTTTCAGGTACTATTTCACTCCCCTCCCGGGGTACTTTTCACCTTTCCCTCACGGTACTTGTCCGCTATCGGTCATCTGGGAGTATTTAGGCTTATCAGGTGGTCCTGACAGATTCACACGGGATTTCTCGGGCCCCGTGCTACTTGGGATACTCTCCACGCCAGAACACGCATTTCGACTACGGGGCTGGCACCCACTATGGCTGGCCTTTCAAGACCATTCGTCTATACGCTTCTGTCACGTCGATCACCCGGCAGGATGATCAAGAAAGTCCCACAACCCCCAACGTGCAACGCCTGCCGGCTATCACACACGCTAGGTTTAGCCTCTTCCGATTTCGCTCGCCACTACTCACGGAATCACGGTTGTTTTCTCTTCCTGTGGGTACTGAGATGTTTCACTTCCCCACGTTCCCTCTACCCGCCCTATATATTCAGGCGGGAGTCACTAGGTCGGCACGCCGCCCAGCGGGGTTTCCCCATTCGGAGACCCTCGGATCAAAGTGTGCTTATCCACTCCCCGAGGCTTATCGCAGATTGCTACGTCCTTCTTCGGCTCCAGATGCCAAGGCATCCACCGTTTGCTCTTAAAGACTTGAAATCACATGAGTTTGAATCGTCAACTCGAAAATTGACTAAATGATCTAAAAAAGATCACCTGTGAAATGAATCCGAAGATTCATCTCTAAGATGCTCGCGTCCACTGTGTAGTTCTCAAAGTACGGGCGGTACCAACCCCCACTGCACAAGCAGCAGAAGAAGGCCCAGAGGTACAGCCGCAACCCCCAAAGGAGTCACACCCGGTCCCTCAGGACCCAACAGCGTGCATGCACCAAACCCCTCCGACCCCACCTTTCCAACCGCAAGCGGCGTACTCAGCAGAACCCTCAGACCCTGATGCCTCGTCAAATGTTCCACCCATGAGCTCCCAGCGAAGAACGTGTGCCTTCGAACTGGGTTCTGGAAGTCCGAAGACTTCAGATGCTCCTTAGAAAGGAGGTGATCCAGCCGCACCTTCCGGTACGGCTACCTTGTTACGACTTAGTCCTAATTACCGATCCCACCTTCGACGGCTCCCTCCACAAGGGTTAGGCCACCGGCTTCAGGTGTTACCGACTTTCATGACTTGACGGGCGGTGTGTACAAGACCCGGGAACGTATTCACCGCAGCGTTGCTGATCTGCGATTACTAGCGACTCCGACTTCATGAGGTCGAGTTGCAGACCTCAATCCGAACTGGGACCGGCTTTTTGGGATTCGCTCCACCTCACGGTATTGCAGCCCTTTGTACCGGCCATTGTAGCATGCGTGAAGCCCAAGACATAAGGGGCATGATGATTTGACGTCATCCCCACCTTCCTCCGAGTTGACCCCGGCAGTATCCCATGAGTTCCCACCATTACGTGCTGGCAACATAGAACGAGGGTTGCGCTCGTTGCGGGACTTAACCCAACATCTCACGACACGAGCTGACGACAACCATGCACCACCTGTATACGAGTGTCCAAAGAGTTCTACATTTCTGCAGCGTTCTCGTATATGTCAAGCCTTGGTAAGGTTCTTCGCGTTGCATCGAATTAATCCGCATGCTCCGCCGCTTGTGCGGGTCCCCGTCAATTCCTTTGAGTTTTAGCCTTGCGGCCGTACTCCCCAGGCGGGGAACTTAATGCGTTAGCTGCGTCACGGAAACCGTGGAATGGTCCCCACAACTAGTTCCCAACGTTTACGGGGTGGACTACCAGGGTATCTAAGCCTGTTTGCTCCCCACCCTTTCGCTCCTCAGCGTCAGTTACGGCCCAGAGATCTGCCTTCGCCATCGGTGTTCCTCCTGATATCTGCGCATTCCACCGCTACACCAGGAATTCCAATCTCCCCTACCGCACTCTAGTCTGCCCGTACCCACTGCAGGCTGGAGGTTGAGCCTCCAGTTT is drawn from Microbacterium binotii and contains these coding sequences:
- a CDS encoding primosomal protein, with translation MTNNDDNEQRRESSRARGGDRPHQNGDRSYRPRQDGQGSERPRRDGDRPYRPRQDGDRSYRPRDGAQADRPRRDGDRSFRPREGGDRPYRPRQDGQGSERPRRDGDRPFRPREGGDRPYRPRQDGDRPYRPRDGAQADRPRRDGDRPFRPREGGDRPYRPREGGDRPYRPREGGDRPYRPREGGDRPYRPREGGDRPYRPREGGDRPYRPRQEGDRPYRPREGGDRPYRPREGGDRPYRPRQEGDRPYRPREGGDRPSRGGYDSDRSSRPPQRDAVRAAKVAEPEVPEEITARDLHPSARNELKTLSKENAEEVARHLVMAGRLIDEDPQRAHEHALAASRRAGRIAVVRESVAITAYATGDYALALRELRTYRRISGNEDQIALMVDSERGVGRPDRAIEVGRAVDRNTLPVAVRVSLAIALSGARLDLGETERALAELDIPELDPDRAFEWSPALFAARAAVLEELGRDEEAAEWTRRADIAAEALDEAAGNGSDEEIYVEEIFDEEFVEDTDAEESDADEDPQADAGQDGDADEDDYSIAAEVEELLAAADAAADAQSSTTADDDEDQER